The proteins below come from a single Alkalispirillum mobile genomic window:
- the truD gene encoding tRNA pseudouridine(13) synthase TruD yields MSADAPAELPHAWGGPLGQARLKAHPEDFIVEEITGLAPCGIGEHLWLWVEKRGVNTAQVAQALARAAGVHPRDVSFAGLKDKHAVTRQWFSLYAPGRNLPIGPGPGPLDDCRILIARRHERKLRTGALKGNRFLLTLRDCDADPEAVARRLYRISQCGVPNYFGSQRFGRGGGNLAQATVWFEGGRPPRDRKLRGLLLSSVRSELFNRVLAQRVRGGSWHRILPGELAMLDGRGAVFETAADDPALDGRCARLEIHPTGPLAGEGNVQPTADVAALEQAVLEAAPIWQAGLARARMKAARRALRLRVSDLAWHWPVRNQLQLGFSLPAGAYATVLIREVVG; encoded by the coding sequence TTGAGCGCTGACGCCCCCGCCGAGTTACCCCACGCCTGGGGTGGTCCGCTGGGCCAGGCCCGGCTGAAGGCCCATCCCGAGGATTTCATCGTAGAGGAGATCACCGGCCTCGCACCCTGCGGTATCGGTGAGCACCTCTGGCTTTGGGTGGAGAAACGGGGGGTGAACACCGCGCAGGTGGCCCAGGCCCTGGCTCGGGCGGCCGGCGTTCACCCCAGGGACGTTTCCTTCGCCGGCCTGAAGGACAAACACGCCGTGACGCGGCAGTGGTTCAGTCTCTACGCCCCGGGCCGCAATCTGCCTATCGGCCCGGGGCCTGGTCCCCTGGACGACTGCCGGATCCTCATCGCCCGCCGGCACGAACGCAAGTTGCGTACCGGCGCACTCAAGGGCAACCGCTTCCTGTTGACGCTGCGCGACTGCGATGCCGACCCGGAGGCGGTGGCCCGCCGCCTATACCGGATCAGCCAATGCGGCGTGCCCAATTACTTCGGCAGCCAGCGATTTGGTCGCGGCGGCGGCAACCTGGCCCAGGCCACTGTCTGGTTCGAAGGCGGGCGCCCCCCACGGGACCGTAAGCTCCGGGGCCTGCTGCTCTCCAGCGTGCGTTCGGAGTTATTCAACCGGGTGCTGGCGCAGCGGGTCAGGGGTGGCAGCTGGCACCGGATTCTGCCCGGCGAACTGGCCATGCTCGACGGGCGCGGAGCGGTGTTCGAAACGGCGGCGGACGACCCGGCGCTGGACGGCCGTTGTGCCCGCCTGGAGATCCACCCCACCGGGCCGTTGGCCGGTGAGGGCAATGTTCAGCCGACAGCGGATGTCGCGGCGCTGGAGCAGGCTGTCCTCGAGGCGGCGCCCATCTGGCAGGCCGGGCTGGCGCGGGCCCGGATGAAGGCCGCCCGGCGTGCCCTGCGGCTGCGCGTATCCGACCTGGCCTGGCACTGGCCGGTGCGCAATCAATTGCAGCTCGGGTTCTCCCTGCCAGCCGGCGCCTACGCGACTGTGCTTATCCGGGAAGTGGTCGGGTAA
- the ispF gene encoding 2-C-methyl-D-erythritol 2,4-cyclodiphosphate synthase — MIRVGQGVDAHRFGEPGTPLILGGVQVPHERGLAAHSDGDVLMHAVTDALLGAAGEGDLGKHFPDSDPAYKGIDSRVLLRDALERVQAGGWRVINADATLIAQRPRMAPYVEAMRDRVAADLGVAPAAVNVKATTTEKMGFTGRGEGIAATAVVLIAREGFFER; from the coding sequence ATGATCCGGGTAGGACAGGGCGTTGACGCCCATCGATTCGGTGAGCCCGGCACACCGTTGATCCTGGGCGGTGTGCAGGTCCCCCACGAACGCGGCCTCGCCGCGCACTCCGACGGCGATGTGCTGATGCACGCGGTGACCGACGCACTGCTGGGCGCCGCCGGTGAAGGGGACCTGGGTAAGCACTTCCCCGACTCCGACCCCGCCTACAAGGGCATCGACAGCCGCGTGTTGCTGCGTGATGCGCTGGAACGGGTGCAGGCGGGCGGCTGGCGGGTGATCAATGCCGACGCCACGCTGATCGCGCAGCGCCCGCGCATGGCGCCCTACGTGGAGGCCATGCGCGACCGCGTCGCGGCGGACCTCGGGGTGGCGCCTGCGGCGGTGAACGTGAAAGCCACCACCACGGAGAAGATGGGTTTCACCGGGCGGGGCGAGGGCATTGCGGCCACGGCCGTGGTGCTGATCGCCCGGGAAGGTTTTTTTGAGCGCTGA